The following proteins are co-located in the Styela clava chromosome 15, kaStyClav1.hap1.2, whole genome shotgun sequence genome:
- the LOC120334085 gene encoding uncharacterized protein LOC120334085 codes for MHGMEPAEIPSENHYYKIMECVRAEIPSEASYADIFTGMTYNHSTRDVTLSDGTSAPFVKWYENYPKNDSGRVGMGIVVRSDVSHQRHGMYNRHLSTLQEIVCQKKNC; via the exons ATGCATGGAATGGAACCGGCGGAAATTCCAAGTGAAAATCATTATTACAAAATCATGGAATGTGTGAGAGCTGAAATCCCTTCAGAGGCTTCATATGCCGATATATTCACAGGGATGACATATAATCATTCG ACCAGAGATGTTACTTTGTCAGATGGAACAAGTGCTCCGTTCGTTAAATGGTATGAAAACTACCCAAAAAACGACAGTGGAAGAGTAGGAATGGGCATCGTTGTACGGTCAGACGTTAGTCATCAGAGGCATGGAATGTACAATAGGCATCTAAGCACGCTACAAGAAATTGTCTGCCAAAAGAAAAACTGCTAA